AGCGCAAGCCTGACGGCGCGCATGGGGTGGGAGAGGACCTCGGACTGGCAGGTCATTCCCACGCGACGACGCTTGTTCCACACTCCACGACTCGCACCCACCCGTGTCCCGGCATTGCTGCTGTGGGCACTGGCCATTTCGCTGGCGCTCGGCATCGGCCGCCTGCTGATGCATCGATGGTGGTGACCATACCGATATCGAGAATCGAGAAGTAACGGGGAAGGTCACAGCGCGAGAGTTTGAGCCTGGCAGCATCACCGGATTCACAGACCGCATTCATTACGGCACCGAGGGAAAACCGTCCTGTTCCGCAGGATCGCACACTGTTCGAATGCTCCATGCATTGGAATGGCATGTTTCCCTCAGGCATTCCGGCACATCTCTCTCCCGCACTTGACCGCTGCGCTGCGCAAGCGGCAAACGGGGCATCCGCCATACCAGACGGAGCCGACTCAGGGGGAGCATCATCATGAATATTTCATTTACCGGCAAGACATTCCGATCCGTGGGCGACCTGTTCTTCCAGGCCGTCGTCGACGGCAAGGTCTTGAGCTGCTTTGTCACGTCCGAAGCCTTGTCGCTCTGCGATTGCGCACACCAGAAGGTCAGCGCCGAAGAAATCTACCGCAACTATCGCGACTGGATCGAACAGGCGGCATCCGACCTGATCCGGGCGGGTGCACTGGCGCCGGTGATCGTGCGCGGCCGCGACCTGGCGGCCTCGCGCGCCTCGCTGCCGCACGGCGGCGTGCCGGCC
The nucleotide sequence above comes from Ralstonia solanacearum K60. Encoded proteins:
- a CDS encoding DUF1488 family protein; the encoded protein is MNISFTGKTFRSVGDLFFQAVVDGKVLSCFVTSEALSLCDCAHQKVSAEEIYRNYRDWIEQAASDLIRAGALAPVIVRGRDLAASRASLPHGGVPAYDLDRARQLRLVPRSSR